The following are encoded in a window of Nibricoccus aquaticus genomic DNA:
- a CDS encoding flagellar hook capping FlgD N-terminal domain-containing protein, with protein sequence MSTSAISGNYTATDAANTNARVPQKNLGQDDFLKLITVQLAKQDPMKPMEDTAFIAQMANFSALEAQNTLAKEMGYLRADTQMQAASGMLGREVTVAGKDGDITGVVDSVSADATSVYINIGGQKYAFSSVTSVKPAAEVPAA encoded by the coding sequence ATGAGCACTTCTGCCATTTCCGGTAACTACACCGCTACAGACGCCGCTAATACCAACGCCCGCGTCCCCCAAAAAAATCTCGGCCAGGATGACTTCCTCAAACTCATCACCGTCCAGCTCGCCAAGCAGGATCCGATGAAACCCATGGAAGACACCGCCTTCATCGCCCAGATGGCCAACTTCTCCGCCCTCGAAGCCCAGAACACTCTGGCCAAAGAAATGGGCTACCTCCGCGCCGACACCCAGATGCAGGCCGCCAGCGGCATGTTGGGCCGCGAAGTCACCGTCGCTGGCAAGGACGGCGACATCACCGGTGTCGTCGATTCCGTCTCCGCCGACGCCACCAGCGTTTATATCAACATCGGCGGTCAGAAATACGCCTTCTCTTCC
- a CDS encoding MotE family protein yields the protein MKKLTNPIILVALGLFLGIGTSLFMFMQAAAPLVAAAKLTRVKPEHAVIKPEAPWDFWTIEIENLAAELKDAKAGLKKREDEIIAREGRFTAERLELAKQRQQLEALRAEIANTMLSIKDDEMKNMKSLAATYSSLSPKATLAIFKQMDDATVVKLLALMKTDVVSPLFEEMGKQGAADPAFAKRAAQLSEKLRLYQSTKTAGP from the coding sequence ATGAAGAAGCTGACCAACCCCATCATCCTCGTCGCCCTGGGCCTGTTTCTGGGAATAGGCACCTCCCTGTTCATGTTCATGCAGGCCGCCGCCCCGCTCGTTGCCGCCGCGAAACTCACCCGCGTCAAACCCGAGCACGCCGTCATCAAACCCGAGGCTCCGTGGGATTTCTGGACCATTGAAATCGAAAACCTCGCCGCCGAACTCAAAGACGCCAAGGCCGGCCTGAAAAAGCGCGAAGACGAAATCATCGCCCGCGAAGGCCGTTTCACCGCCGAGCGTCTCGAACTCGCCAAGCAGCGCCAGCAACTCGAAGCCCTCCGTGCCGAGATCGCGAATACGATGCTCTCCATCAAGGACGACGAGATGAAGAACATGAAGTCGCTCGCCGCGACCTACAGCAGTCTTTCTCCCAAAGCCACGCTCGCGATCTTCAAGCAGATGGATGACGCCACCGTCGTGAAGCTCCTCGCTCTCATGAAGACCGATGTCGTCAGCCCGCTCTTCGAAGAAATGGGCAAACAAGGCGCCGCCGATCCCGCCTTCGCCAAACGCGCCGCCCAGCTCTCCGAGAAACTCCGCCTCTACCAATCCACCAAAACCGCCGGCCCTTAA
- a CDS encoding flagellar export protein FliJ yields MKKFRFPLRSVATVRSMIELRAREQFSRAVQASVAAEKKLIEQRARVSELESILRSGRLTRFLAADQATFMAALKDETAIITKFTADLNSARREMESARQAWLESRRDVRVIENLEQKARTAHLHEVERENQAAMDDRTGAMVARASFNLT; encoded by the coding sequence ATGAAAAAGTTCCGCTTCCCCCTCCGCTCCGTCGCCACCGTCCGCAGCATGATCGAGCTGCGCGCCCGTGAACAATTCTCCCGCGCCGTCCAGGCCAGCGTCGCCGCCGAGAAAAAACTCATCGAGCAGCGAGCCCGCGTCTCCGAGCTCGAGTCCATTCTCCGCTCCGGCCGCCTCACGCGTTTCCTCGCCGCCGATCAGGCCACCTTCATGGCCGCTCTCAAAGACGAGACCGCCATCATCACCAAATTCACCGCCGATCTGAACTCCGCCCGCCGCGAAATGGAATCCGCCCGCCAGGCCTGGCTCGAATCCCGCCGCGATGTCCGCGTCATCGAAAACCTCGAGCAAAAAGCCCGCACCGCTCATCTCCACGAGGTCGAGCGCGAGAATCAGGCCGCCATGGATGACCGCACCGGCGCCATGGTCGCCCGCGCATCCTTCAACCTCACATGA
- a CDS encoding FliI/YscN family ATPase, whose product MTSVTPMIDALRSQVRSLPAVRRLGHVTSVTGLIIESEGPNVGLGELCQLRSERDKFSCLAEVVGFRGEKVLLMPLGDTSGLHAGCEVAAADRPPMPQVGPQLMGRVLDALGKSYDGLGVLPTTRANAAAGKPPHPLRRQRIKSPFVTGVRAIDAFIPFGQGQRLGLFAGSGVGKSTLMGMIARGADADVVVIALVGERGREVREFIEKDLGPEGLARSVVVVATSDTPAPLRLRAAYTATSIAEAYRDQGKNVLLLMDSVTRFAMAQREIGLAIGEPPATRGYTPSVFALLPRLLERSGAGESGAITALYTVLVEGDDMNEPVADAVRGILDGHIVLSRALAHANHYPAIDVLESISRLTRDVCSPEEVSIVGRAREHLAAYRKNEDLITIGAYQKGSNASLDQAVVLHEPLKNFLRQSIHERVKRDATFSSLKKIVP is encoded by the coding sequence ATGACCTCCGTCACCCCCATGATCGACGCCCTCCGCTCCCAAGTGCGGAGCCTGCCGGCCGTGCGCCGTCTCGGGCACGTCACGAGCGTCACTGGCCTGATCATCGAATCGGAAGGCCCCAACGTCGGTCTCGGCGAACTCTGCCAGCTCCGGTCCGAACGCGATAAGTTTTCCTGTCTCGCCGAAGTCGTCGGCTTCCGCGGCGAAAAAGTCCTCCTCATGCCGCTTGGCGATACCTCGGGACTCCACGCCGGTTGCGAAGTTGCCGCCGCCGATCGTCCACCGATGCCGCAAGTCGGCCCGCAGCTCATGGGCCGCGTCCTCGATGCGCTCGGCAAATCCTATGACGGTCTCGGCGTCCTCCCGACCACCCGCGCCAACGCCGCCGCCGGCAAACCGCCGCATCCTCTCCGCCGCCAGCGCATCAAGTCGCCCTTCGTCACCGGCGTCCGCGCGATCGATGCCTTCATTCCTTTCGGTCAGGGTCAGCGCCTCGGTCTCTTCGCCGGCTCCGGCGTCGGTAAGTCCACCCTCATGGGCATGATCGCCCGCGGCGCCGATGCCGACGTCGTCGTGATCGCTCTCGTGGGTGAACGTGGCCGTGAAGTCCGCGAGTTCATCGAAAAAGATCTCGGTCCCGAAGGCCTCGCCCGCTCCGTCGTCGTCGTCGCCACGTCCGACACGCCCGCGCCTCTCCGTCTCCGCGCCGCGTATACCGCGACCTCGATCGCCGAAGCCTACCGCGATCAGGGCAAAAACGTTCTCCTCCTCATGGATTCGGTCACGCGCTTCGCGATGGCCCAGCGCGAAATCGGCCTCGCCATCGGCGAACCCCCCGCGACCCGCGGTTACACGCCTTCCGTCTTCGCGCTTCTCCCGCGCCTCCTCGAACGCTCCGGGGCAGGGGAGAGCGGCGCCATCACCGCTCTCTACACCGTGCTCGTCGAAGGTGATGACATGAACGAGCCCGTCGCCGACGCCGTCCGCGGTATTCTCGACGGTCACATCGTCCTCTCCCGCGCGCTCGCCCACGCCAATCATTACCCCGCCATCGACGTCCTCGAAAGCATCAGCCGCCTCACCCGCGATGTCTGCTCGCCCGAAGAAGTCTCCATTGTCGGCCGCGCCCGCGAGCACCTCGCCGCGTATCGGAAGAACGAAGACCTCATCACCATCGGTGCCTACCAGAAGGGTTCCAACGCCTCGCTCGACCAGGCCGTCGTACTTCACGAGCCGCTCAAAAACTTCCTGCGCCAGTCCATCCATGAACGCGTCAAACGCGACGCGACCTTCTCCAGCCTCAAAAAAATCGTGCCATGA
- a CDS encoding FliH/SctL family protein, with the protein MAVHHKLVAFDRPLVSATIPGRSARLYTESEVAAIRTQAYQEGNDAGRSFAGQQLVEFRTEVQSLQEGLFRRLSTLDVDVTAQLRDALPLLAVEISRRLLADYEPPAEQVLHLCEETLKQLYPEHENLELSISPRDAALLETLPADWKGRYPGLKLIADAMLETGDCQVRSRFGLTDARRQSKLDALSRELLSA; encoded by the coding sequence ATGGCCGTTCACCACAAACTAGTCGCCTTCGACCGCCCGCTCGTCTCTGCCACCATCCCTGGCCGCTCCGCCCGGCTCTACACCGAGTCCGAGGTCGCCGCGATCCGCACTCAAGCGTATCAAGAAGGCAACGACGCCGGCCGCTCCTTTGCCGGCCAGCAGCTCGTCGAGTTTCGCACTGAGGTCCAGTCGCTCCAGGAAGGCCTCTTCCGCCGCCTCTCCACGCTCGATGTCGATGTCACCGCCCAGCTCCGCGACGCCCTCCCGCTCCTCGCCGTCGAGATCTCCCGCCGCCTTCTCGCCGACTACGAACCGCCCGCCGAACAGGTTCTCCACCTCTGCGAAGAAACGCTCAAGCAGCTCTACCCGGAGCACGAAAACCTCGAGCTCTCCATCTCCCCGCGCGATGCCGCCCTCCTCGAAACGCTCCCCGCTGACTGGAAGGGCCGCTATCCCGGCCTGAAGCTCATCGCCGACGCCATGCTCGAAACCGGCGACTGCCAGGTCCGCTCCCGCTTCGGCCTCACCGATGCTCGCCGCCAGTCCAAACTCGACGCCCTTTCCCGCGAACTCCTCAGCGCATAA
- the fliG gene encoding flagellar motor switch protein FliG: MAADPDFTKLTRQQKLAIFLIVLGPEPAAEIMRHLDDTDIELVCREMSQYTMISDALRSKVLEEFSPLIGESIAATMGGLDYARRALEIARGDYKAGSIIGRLGPAGTAVEVIKDISEMEGRQIYNLVKNEQPQTISFVLSYLDGAKSAEIFALLSPDLREEVIERLGTIDSTSLDLVSKIVRNLGKHFDNKVRPTYHRSGGVRAVADLLNGVDKEMSKNLLARLEERNAHLGAAIRKKMFSFEDLGRLQGSDLQRILREVDSANLAVSMKSASEPIKEKIFGAISKRAAESLRDEIGMLGPVRLKDVEVAQDAIIQVVRRLEEEGTISLGGEGDSAVVA; the protein is encoded by the coding sequence ATGGCCGCCGATCCCGATTTCACAAAGCTCACCCGCCAGCAAAAGCTCGCGATCTTCCTCATCGTGCTCGGCCCCGAGCCCGCCGCCGAGATCATGCGCCACCTCGACGACACGGACATCGAACTCGTCTGCCGCGAGATGTCCCAGTACACGATGATCTCCGACGCCCTGCGCTCGAAGGTGCTCGAAGAATTTTCCCCGCTCATCGGCGAAAGCATCGCCGCCACCATGGGCGGTCTCGACTACGCCCGCCGCGCTCTCGAAATCGCCCGCGGCGACTACAAAGCCGGCTCCATCATCGGCCGCCTCGGCCCCGCCGGCACCGCGGTCGAAGTCATCAAAGACATCTCCGAGATGGAGGGCCGCCAGATCTACAACCTCGTGAAAAACGAGCAGCCCCAGACGATCTCCTTCGTCCTCTCCTATCTCGACGGCGCGAAGTCCGCGGAAATTTTTGCCCTCCTCAGCCCCGACCTCCGTGAAGAAGTCATCGAACGCCTCGGCACGATCGACTCCACCTCGCTCGATCTCGTCAGTAAAATCGTCCGCAACCTCGGCAAGCATTTCGATAACAAGGTCCGCCCCACGTACCACCGTTCTGGCGGCGTCCGCGCCGTCGCTGACCTTCTCAACGGCGTTGATAAGGAAATGTCGAAAAACCTCCTCGCCCGCCTCGAAGAGCGCAACGCGCACCTCGGCGCCGCCATCCGCAAGAAGATGTTCAGCTTCGAGGATCTCGGTCGTCTCCAGGGCAGCGATCTCCAGCGCATCCTCCGCGAAGTGGACTCCGCGAACCTCGCTGTCTCGATGAAATCCGCCAGCGAGCCGATCAAAGAAAAAATCTTCGGCGCCATCTCCAAACGCGCCGCCGAAAGTCTCCGCGACGAAATCGGGATGCTCGGACCAGTCCGCCTCAAGGACGTCGAAGTCGCGCAGGACGCCATCATTCAGGTCGTCCGCCGTCTCGAGGAAGAAGGCACTATCTCACTCGGTGGTGAGGGCGACAGCGCCGTGGTTGCCTGA
- the fliF gene encoding flagellar basal-body MS-ring/collar protein FliF, translating to MKNFTQSLVTLWKELGLNQRVSIIISALVVTIGLVALVMWSRRPDLQLLYGRLSEKDAAAIVSQLQAQNIPHKVTNGGATVYVPADQVYRLRMEMAAKGVPSGDGVGFEIFDKGQFGLSDFVQRTNYLRALQGELARTISQLEGVRSARVMIVQPENRLLLTDQNIKPTASVFVELASSRLDVDAVNSIRHLVANAVQGLQADAVAVVDHRGRVLSEDLKQDPTLGTASSQMRYRQQVEEYFSKKIESMLIPVLGSNNAIVRVSAEIDSEASTVMQEKYDPEGQVVRSQTVSEDLTNSTEARNGGTVGITANTPDRDPAAAAAAQPPSAVSESNRKNRTTTFEIGRSVTNVTRQPGTVRNLTASVFIAERGVAADGKPMKRTPEELQSLRQIVINALGLKASPGVSVDSLVTLEEIAFQTEPIAQQIQQIQTETRVQGWIETASRYVAVFIAAAVLFIFWKTLKKQKFEVVPMELLSAPPDAAQRALQNNGVLTPELLTELIRQKPANIGTALRDWVAVKKG from the coding sequence ATGAAAAACTTCACCCAATCTCTCGTCACTCTCTGGAAAGAGCTCGGCCTCAACCAGCGCGTTTCGATCATCATCTCTGCCCTCGTCGTGACGATCGGCCTTGTGGCCCTCGTCATGTGGTCGCGCCGTCCCGACCTCCAGCTCCTCTACGGACGTCTCTCGGAAAAAGATGCCGCCGCCATCGTGAGCCAGCTCCAGGCGCAGAACATCCCGCACAAAGTCACCAACGGCGGCGCCACCGTTTATGTGCCCGCCGACCAGGTTTACCGCCTCCGCATGGAGATGGCCGCCAAGGGCGTTCCTTCCGGCGACGGCGTCGGTTTCGAGATTTTCGACAAGGGCCAGTTCGGTCTCTCCGACTTCGTGCAGCGCACCAACTACCTTCGCGCCCTCCAGGGCGAGCTCGCCCGCACCATCTCCCAACTCGAAGGCGTCCGCTCCGCCCGCGTCATGATCGTGCAGCCGGAAAACCGCCTGCTCCTCACCGATCAGAACATCAAGCCCACCGCCTCTGTCTTCGTCGAACTCGCCTCCAGCCGCCTCGATGTTGATGCCGTTAACTCCATCCGCCACCTCGTCGCCAACGCCGTTCAAGGCCTCCAGGCCGACGCTGTCGCCGTCGTTGATCACCGCGGACGCGTGCTCTCCGAAGATCTCAAGCAAGACCCCACGCTCGGCACTGCCTCCAGCCAGATGCGCTACCGCCAGCAGGTCGAAGAGTATTTCTCCAAAAAGATCGAAAGCATGCTGATCCCCGTCCTCGGCTCCAACAACGCCATCGTCCGCGTCTCCGCCGAAATCGATTCTGAAGCCAGCACCGTGATGCAGGAAAAATACGATCCCGAGGGCCAGGTCGTCCGCTCACAGACCGTCAGCGAAGATCTCACCAACTCCACCGAGGCCCGCAACGGCGGCACCGTCGGCATCACCGCCAACACTCCCGACCGCGATCCTGCCGCCGCGGCCGCTGCGCAACCGCCCTCTGCCGTCTCCGAGTCCAACCGCAAAAACCGCACCACCACCTTCGAGATCGGCCGCAGCGTGACCAACGTCACCCGCCAGCCTGGCACCGTCCGCAACCTCACCGCCTCCGTATTCATCGCCGAGCGCGGCGTCGCCGCCGACGGCAAACCGATGAAGCGCACCCCCGAAGAACTTCAATCCCTCCGCCAGATCGTCATCAACGCCCTCGGCCTCAAAGCCTCGCCCGGCGTATCCGTAGACTCACTCGTCACACTCGAAGAGATCGCCTTCCAGACCGAGCCAATCGCTCAACAGATTCAGCAGATCCAGACCGAGACCCGCGTCCAGGGTTGGATCGAAACCGCCAGCCGCTACGTCGCGGTCTTCATCGCTGCCGCCGTCCTCTTCATCTTCTGGAAGACGCTCAAGAAGCAAAAATTCGAGGTCGTCCCCATGGAGCTGCTCTCCGCTCCACCTGACGCCGCGCAACGCGCTCTCCAGAATAACGGCGTCCTCACGCCTGAACTTCTCACCGAGCTCATCCGCCAGAAACCCGCCAACATCGGCACCGCTTTGCGCGACTGGGTCGCCGTGAAGAAGGGCTGA
- the fliE gene encoding flagellar hook-basal body complex protein FliE — MSLIGSINTLQTPLLNKLPGLTPNDSPTGPVKLPGIALPSGDVSATQPGGFGSVFENLVSAVDGKQKEAQAVTRDVLLGNTDNLHQSMIAMQEAGVAFQLMVEVRNKVVESYQELMRMPV; from the coding sequence ATGTCGCTCATCGGCTCAATCAACACCCTCCAGACCCCGCTGCTCAACAAGCTCCCCGGGCTCACGCCGAACGACTCCCCCACCGGCCCGGTCAAACTTCCCGGCATCGCGCTTCCCTCGGGCGATGTCTCCGCCACGCAGCCCGGCGGCTTCGGCAGCGTTTTCGAGAACCTCGTCTCCGCAGTGGATGGTAAACAGAAGGAGGCTCAGGCCGTCACCCGCGACGTCCTCCTCGGCAACACCGACAACCTCCACCAGTCGATGATCGCGATGCAGGAAGCCGGCGTCGCCTTCCAGCTCATGGTCGAGGTCCGCAACAAAGTCGTTGAGTCCTATCAGGAGCTCATGCGCATGCCGGTCTGA
- the flgC gene encoding flagellar basal body rod protein FlgC, whose translation MNILSGIDVTAGALNAQKTRLDIVAQNIANAQTTRGPDGLPYQRKTVSFETELLRNTKAGGASLQSVHVGKISPDTTPGARVYDPSHPDAQKDGFVNMPNVNMAFEMVDLMSASRAYEANLSVVKNSRQMALKAMEIGK comes from the coding sequence ATGAACATTCTTTCCGGCATCGACGTCACCGCTGGCGCGCTCAACGCGCAGAAAACCCGCCTCGACATCGTCGCGCAAAACATCGCCAACGCTCAGACCACCCGCGGTCCCGACGGTCTCCCTTACCAGCGCAAAACCGTCTCTTTCGAAACCGAACTCCTCCGCAACACCAAGGCCGGCGGTGCCTCCCTCCAGAGCGTGCATGTGGGCAAAATCTCCCCTGACACCACCCCCGGCGCGCGTGTTTACGATCCTTCTCATCCCGACGCGCAGAAGGACGGCTTCGTGAACATGCCCAACGTCAACATGGCCTTCGAAATGGTTGATCTCATGTCCGCCTCCCGGGCCTACGAAGCCAATCTTTCCGTCGTCAAAAACTCCCGCCAGATGGCCCTGAAAGCCATGGAGATTGGCAAGTAA
- the flgB gene encoding flagellar basal body rod protein FlgB, producing the protein MIDPIFQSDNYLLARKLLDGAVLRQEAIASNIANAETPGYRRLDVAADFASQLRSKLESGTLAQNKDSLAPSLIEDPHARTLRPDGNTVEIEKELLEMNRNTVEHDFLTELVSRNIKQMKMAISGRMV; encoded by the coding sequence ATGATCGATCCGATTTTCCAGTCCGATAACTACCTGCTCGCGCGGAAGCTCTTGGATGGTGCCGTGCTGCGCCAGGAAGCGATCGCCTCGAACATCGCCAACGCCGAAACCCCCGGCTACCGCCGCCTCGACGTCGCCGCCGACTTCGCATCCCAGCTTCGCTCCAAACTCGAATCCGGCACGCTCGCGCAGAACAAAGACTCACTCGCTCCGTCGCTCATCGAAGATCCGCACGCCCGCACACTGCGCCCCGACGGCAATACCGTCGAAATCGAAAAAGAGCTCCTTGAGATGAATCGGAACACCGTCGAGCACGACTTCCTCACCGAACTAGTCAGCCGGAACATCAAGCAGATGAAAATGGCCATTAGCGGCCGCATGGTCTGA
- a CDS encoding CheR family methyltransferase: MMRDSDYDFIRDLVYSHSRINLGPDKRELVSARLGKRLRATNITSISDYCRFLQQKESGDELAHLIDAISTNHTFFFREPQHFDFMTKTLVPEMEARRATAKWPSFNVWSAASSSGEEPYSIAIALLEYFGTRSTWPWRIEATDISHKILQKARVGVYREDAVSKASPSVIRTHFQKGFGPQDGNYRVKPHVQECVTFRQLNLLEGTPPFNEPFQLIFCRNVMIYFDRATQEELVARLTRQLVPGGYLFVGHSESLSGVKHTLETVKPAIYRRPLKS, translated from the coding sequence ATGATGAGGGACAGCGACTACGATTTTATCCGCGACCTGGTTTATAGCCACAGCCGCATCAACCTCGGCCCGGACAAACGCGAGCTTGTCTCCGCGCGTCTCGGCAAGCGCCTACGCGCGACCAATATCACCTCGATCAGCGACTATTGCCGCTTCCTCCAGCAAAAGGAGAGCGGCGACGAACTCGCCCACTTAATCGATGCGATCTCTACGAACCACACGTTCTTCTTCCGCGAGCCGCAGCACTTCGATTTCATGACGAAGACGCTCGTTCCCGAGATGGAAGCGCGTCGCGCCACAGCGAAATGGCCGTCGTTTAACGTCTGGAGCGCCGCCTCCTCCTCCGGCGAGGAGCCCTACTCCATCGCCATAGCGCTTCTCGAATATTTCGGCACCCGCTCGACCTGGCCGTGGCGTATCGAAGCCACCGACATTTCCCACAAGATCCTCCAGAAGGCCCGTGTCGGCGTGTACCGCGAAGACGCCGTCTCGAAAGCCTCGCCCTCTGTGATTCGCACGCATTTCCAAAAAGGCTTCGGGCCGCAGGATGGAAACTACCGCGTGAAACCGCACGTGCAGGAATGCGTGACCTTCCGCCAGCTCAACCTCCTCGAAGGCACGCCTCCCTTCAACGAGCCGTTCCAGCTCATCTTCTGCCGCAACGTCATGATCTACTTCGACCGCGCCACGCAGGAAGAACTCGTTGCGCGACTCACGCGTCAACTCGTGCCGGGCGGCTATCTTTTCGTCGGCCACTCCGAAAGTCTCAGCGGCGTGAAACACACTCTGGAAACGGTCAAACCCGCGATCTACCGCCGTCCGCTCAAATCTTGA
- a CDS encoding protein-glutamate methylesterase/protein-glutamine glutaminase: MSLRKIRVLIIDDSAVIRKVVSEALANDPEIEVVGTAIDPYIARDKIVQLKPDVLTLDIEMPRMDGLTFLKIIMEERPLPVIIMSSLSKAGSHHAMEALRIGAVDVLGKPGGSYSFGDLGPQLISKIKAAACARLRKPAPTRTPFKKPPSTPPADAPLTPVPPRPAPASAVPLQTRPPMPVTGPRAAPTYRPAPPARVPVRPPVRAGLHHPRRLILLGASTGGTEALREVLTALPGDLPGIAIVQHIPAHFSKAFADRLNTICAFEVREAVDGDKLTSGLALVAPGNHHMMLQWAGDGYRVRLSDGPMVWHQRPAVDLLFKSAADLAGPYAIGGILTGMGKDGAEGLLRIREKGAITFAQDEATSVVYGMPKVAWENGGAQRQLPLDHMADFITQAVATAPSAHNGGTQPAQIPA, encoded by the coding sequence ATGAGCCTGCGCAAAATCCGCGTCCTCATCATCGACGACTCCGCCGTCATCCGCAAAGTCGTCAGCGAGGCGCTCGCCAACGATCCCGAGATCGAGGTCGTCGGCACCGCGATCGACCCCTACATCGCGCGCGACAAGATCGTGCAGCTCAAGCCCGACGTCCTCACGCTCGACATCGAGATGCCGCGCATGGATGGCCTCACCTTCCTGAAGATCATCATGGAGGAGCGCCCGCTCCCGGTGATCATCATGAGCTCGCTCTCGAAAGCCGGCTCGCACCACGCCATGGAAGCGCTCCGCATCGGCGCCGTCGATGTGCTCGGCAAACCCGGCGGCTCCTACTCCTTCGGTGACCTCGGCCCGCAGCTCATTTCAAAAATCAAAGCCGCCGCCTGCGCCCGCCTCCGCAAGCCCGCGCCGACCCGCACTCCCTTTAAGAAACCGCCCTCCACGCCACCCGCCGATGCGCCGCTGACGCCCGTCCCTCCGCGCCCTGCTCCGGCATCCGCCGTCCCACTACAGACCCGGCCGCCCATGCCGGTGACCGGCCCGCGCGCCGCCCCCACCTACCGGCCCGCACCTCCGGCCCGCGTGCCCGTTCGCCCGCCGGTGCGCGCCGGCCTGCATCACCCGCGCCGCCTCATCCTCCTCGGAGCCTCCACCGGTGGCACCGAAGCCCTGCGCGAAGTCCTCACCGCGCTCCCCGGCGATCTTCCCGGCATCGCGATCGTGCAGCACATCCCTGCGCATTTTTCCAAAGCCTTCGCCGACCGCCTCAACACCATCTGCGCCTTCGAAGTTCGCGAAGCAGTCGATGGCGACAAACTCACTTCCGGTCTCGCGCTCGTCGCCCCCGGCAATCACCACATGATGCTCCAGTGGGCGGGCGACGGCTACCGCGTCCGCCTCTCCGATGGACCGATGGTCTGGCATCAGCGCCCCGCCGTGGATCTCCTTTTCAAATCTGCCGCCGACCTCGCCGGGCCATACGCCATCGGCGGCATTCTCACCGGCATGGGCAAAGACGGTGCCGAAGGCCTTCTGCGTATCCGTGAAAAAGGCGCCATCACCTTCGCGCAAGACGAGGCCACCAGCGTCGTCTACGGCATGCCGAAAGTCGCGTGGGAAAACGGCGGTGCTCAACGCCAGCTCCCGCTCGATCACATGGCGGACTTCATCACACAGGCCGTCGCCACCGCGCCCTCCGCGCACAACGGCGGCACGCAGCCCGCGCAAATCCCCGCGTGA